One stretch of Hevea brasiliensis isolate MT/VB/25A 57/8 chromosome 12, ASM3005281v1, whole genome shotgun sequence DNA includes these proteins:
- the LOC110632419 gene encoding disease resistance protein RPV1-like isoform X1 gives MASTSSLGFSSKTTYDVFLSFSGIDTRSNFTDHLHVALRRRSLTTFIDDVLERGEGISPALMKAIEESMISVVILSENYASSRWCLDELVKIIDCKKGMGRKVLPIFYHVDPSDVRKQTGKFGEAFGKVKEKFKQRLDIVEKWSTALMEAANLSGWDSENYRLESKLIDKVVNQIMKKLYPISFSACHGLVGIDAHVNKILPLLCIETADVRFIGIWGMGGIGKTTTTEVLFSQISDEFDVCYFLSNVRENAEKNELLHLRQKLFSELVGDKLLSIQMLHVLPTIVLDILRRKKVLIVLDDVNDSEQLEALAGYHGWYGSGSRVIVTSRDKEVLVGGVDQIYKVEGLNYCDALQLLSVKAFKQEHPPEEFMKFAERVVNYAKGVPLALKVLGSHLCKRSPKEWEIVLKELKKIPISKIHKILKISYDSLEQTEKAVFLDIACFFKGQDKDCVEDILDGCDLTPSLGIIRLVEKCLVIVVNNKLEMHDLIQEIGQHIARHEHSRLWEFTKICDILVTEKVNKAVEGICLDTSKMGMTRLNSATFSQMPNLRLLKFFRHSNKKDSTPETFILESAKKNHLQNLPNKLSLPHWEEYPYSSLPLCFSMENLVLLNLEDSDVKRLWHGDKCPQKLKYLYLSGSKKLATLPNLSSATNLERIDLKGCESLLEIPSSIQFLHKLTYLNLDDCINLRSLPSLLHLKNLKELSLSFCINLKKMSEIPSGIKQLDLICCGAEEWSASVQSFDTLKYMHISMCKNLRGLPSSLHLTSVETLKLFRCSNLNKFPNVTGYRERILLEEVAIEELPSTIGCLFSLVELKLEKCNKLESLPGSICELKCLEGLFLRGCSKLGRLPSLCGLCSLTHLYLDDTAVSEIPSDIFSLSSLRLLSLNNCKRLQHLPELPERTTVLQVFNCTSLETVKSPLPFALVPKCNGCRRQKGIFNYCNCFNLEHNTLGNILTNARLRIEEKFVSLYPPLFLIKPKVSFLTNFSSFLFPFTQGFSEFSDSFLVGLPGTEIPEWFSYENLGSSIAFVLPPKCINAKYLHLAFCVVLEFKVPLAMEKYNNFVLACELHLKNADGNEVPLIVAAPKIYHDNVHFGAAIESDHVFLWHNRHRIKPWLRHNCSDVNKLSIESEFKVDNLHKGNARHIDLVELKLKRRGIHLLYAFEDEEYQCSPSTIQTKLSLQYSSTVSNFMQQVRGNTWFLNGFCFILSCSFWLLSFWVLKSFGSASLF, from the exons ATGGCTTCTACTTCATCTTTAGGCTTCTCCTCTAAAACTACCTACGATGTTTTCCTTAGTTTTAGTGGTATTGATACTCGTTCAAATTTTACTGATCATCTTCATGTTGCTCTGCGCCGGAGAAGTCTTACAACATTCATAGACGATGTTCTTGAGAGAGGAGAAGGGATCTCGCCAGCGCTCATGAAAGCGATTGAAGAATCCATGATTTCAGTAGTGATTTTGTCAGAAAATTATGCGTCCTCTCGGTGGTGCCTAGATGAACTAGTGAAGATAATTGACTGCAAGAAAGGAATGGGGCGAAAGGTCTTACCCATTTTCTACCATGTAGATCCTTCTGACGTTAGAAAACAGACTGGGAAATTTGGGGAAGCATTTGGGAaagttaaagaaaaatttaagcagCGCTTGGACATTGTGGAGAAGTGGAGCACTGCTTTGATGGAAGCAGCCAATCTATCTGGATGGGATTCCGAAAACTACAG GCTTGAATCGAAATTAATTGACAAAGTTGTCAACCAAATCATGAAGAAACTGTATCCCATCTCCTTTAGTGCTTGTCATGGTTTAGTTGGGATTGATGCTCACGTCAACAAAATTCTACCATTATTATGTATTGAGACAGCAGATGTTCGTTTTATAGGAATTTGGGGAATGGGTGGCATAGGAAAGACAACCACTACTGAAGTTCTTTTTAGTCAAATTTCTGATGAATTTGATGTTTGCTACTTTCTAAGTAATGTTAGGGAAAATGCAGAAAAGAATGAATTACTGCATTTACGACAAAAACTTTTTTCCGAACTTGTAGGGGACAAACTTTTAAGCATACAAATGCTCCATGTGCTTCCCACTATTGTTCTGGATATACTTAGAAGAAAGAAGGTTTTAATTGTTCTCGATGATGTCAATGATTCAGAGCAGTTAGAGGCTTTAGCTGGATATCATGGTTGGTATGGTTCAGGAAGCAGAGTCATAGTAACAAGCAGAGACAAAGAAGTACTTGTTGGTGGAGTTGATCAAATATATAAGGTTGAGGGATTAAATTATTGTGATGCTCTTCAATTATTGAGTGTGAAAGCCTTTAAACAAGAGCATCCTCCAGAGGAGTTTATGAAGTTCGCAGAAAGGGTGGTAAACTATGCTAAAGGTGTTCCTTTAGCCCTAAAAGTTTTGGGTTCACATCTATGCAAAAGATCTCCAAAGGAATGGGAAATTGTattgaaagaactaaaaaaaattCCGATAtccaaaattcataaaatattaaaaataagttaTGATTCGCTAGAGCAAACAGAAAAGGCTGTGTTTCTTGATATAGCATGCTTTTTCAAGGGCCAAGATAAAGACTGTGTAGAAGATATACTAGACGGATGTGATCTTACTCCAAGTTTGGGAATAATTCGTTTAGTGGAAAAGTGCCTCGTAATTGTTGTTAATAATAAGTTAGAGATGCATGATTTGATACAAGAAATCGGTCAACATATTGCTCGGCATGAACATAGTAGATTATGGGAATTCACAAAAATTTGTGATATCTTAGTAACTGAGAAG GTGAACAAAGCAGTGGAAGGGATATGCTTGGATACTTCTAAAATGGGAATGACACGCTTGAATTCTGCAACCTTCTCACAAATGCCTAACTTAAGATTACTCAAATTTTTTAGGCATTCAAATAAAAAGGACTCAACTCCTGAAACCTTCATACTTGAATCTGCTAAAAAGAATCATCTGCAGAATCTTCCTAACAAGTTGAGTTTACCACATTGGGAGGAATATCCTTACAGTTCTCTGCCTTTATGTTTTTCCATGGAGAACCTTGTTTTACTCAATTTGGAAGATAGCGACGTTAAACGACTTTGGCATGGAGATAAG TGTCCTCAAAAGTTGAAGTATCTCTATCTTTCTGGATCGAAGAAACTAGCCACCCTCCCAAATCTCTCCTCGGCTACAAACTTAGAGCGAATAGATCTTAAGGGGTGTGAGAGTTTGCTTGAGATTCCCTCTTCAATTCAGTTTCTCCACAAACTTACTTATCTTAATCTTGATGACTGCATAAATCTAAGGAGTCTTCCCAGTCTCCTTCATTTGAAAAATCTGAAGGAACTTTCTCTGTCTTTCTGCATAAATTTGAAGAAAATGTCAGAAATTCCGAGTGGTATTAAACAGTTAGATCTAATATGCTGTGGAGCGGAAGAATGGTCCGCATCTGTTCAATCTTTCGACACTCTTAAATACATGCATATCTCGATGTGCAAAAACCTTAGAGGCCTTCCAAGCAGTTTGCATTTGACTTCTGTTGAGACGCTTAAACTCTTCAGATGTTCAAATTTAAACAAGTTCCCTAATGTTACTGGATATCGAGAAAGAATACTGTTAGAAGAGGTCGCAATAGAAGAATTACCCTCAACCATCGGATGTCTCTTTTCACTTGTTGAGTTGAAACTGGAGAAGTGCAATAAGCTAGAGAGTCTCCCGGGCAGCATTTGTGAGTTGAAATGCCTTGAAGGGCTTTTTCTTAGGGGCTGCTCAAAACTTGGTAGATTGCCTTCGTTATGTGGTTTGTGCTCTTTAACACATTTATATCTAGATGACACTGCAGTTTCAGAAATCCCCAGCGACATTTTCTCTTTATCATCTCTAAGATTATTGAGTTTAAACAACTGCAAAAGACTCCAACATTTACCAGAGCTTCCAGAGCGAACAACAGTGCTCCAAGTGTTTAATTGTACATCACTAGAAACTGTGAAATCACCTTTGCCCTTCGCACTTGTACCAAAGTGCAATGGTTGCAGGAGGCAAAAAGGAATATTCAATTATTGCAATTGCTTCAATTTGGAGCATAATACACTTGGCAACATTTTGACAAATGCACGACTGAGAATTGAAGAAAAGTTTGTAAGTCTCTATCCTCCCCTCTTTCTAATAAAACCCAAGGTTTCTTTTCTAactaatttttcttcttttttattcCCTTTCACGCAGGGTTTTTCAGAATTTAGTGATAGTTTTCTTGTTGGTTTACCTGGAACTGAAATTCCAGAATGGTTCAGCTATGAGAACCTAGGATCTTCAATAGCTTTTGTGCTCCCTCCCAAATGCATTAATGCTAAGTACCTACATTTGGCTTTTTGTGTTGTTCTAGAATTCAAGGTTCCTCTTGCTATGGAAAAGTACAATAATTTCGTGCTTGCATGTGAATTGCATCTGAAAAATGCTGATGGCAATGAAGTGCCCTTAATAGTGGCTGCTCCTAAGATTTATCATGATAATGTGCATTTCGGGGCCGCCATTGAATCAGATCATGTGTTCCTTTGGCACAATCGTCACCGTATTAAACCATGGCTCAGACACAATTGTTCTGATGTCAACAAGCTTTCGATTGAGTCTGAGTTCAAAGTAGACAATTTGCATAAAGGTAACGCAAGGCATATTGATTTAGTAGAATTAAAGTTGAAAAGACGTGGAATCCACTTGTTATATGCTTTCGAGGATGAGGAGTACCAATGCAGCCCCAGCACAATCCAAACCAAGCTCTCTTTGCAATATTCATCAACCGTTTCTAATTTTATGCAACAAGTGAGAGGAAACACTTGGTTTTTGAATGGCTTTTGTTTTATTCTTTCGTGCAGTTTTTGGTTACTCTCCTTTTGGGTGCTGAAGAGTTTTGGTTCTGCGTCCTTGTTTTAG
- the LOC110632419 gene encoding disease resistance protein RPV1-like isoform X2 codes for MASTSSLGFSSKTTYDVFLSFSGIDTRSNFTDHLHVALRRRSLTTFIDDVLERGEGISPALMKAIEESMISVVILSENYASSRWCLDELVKIIDCKKGMGRKVLPIFYHVDPSDVRKQTGKFGEAFGKVKEKFKQRLDIVEKWSTALMEAANLSGWDSENYRLESKLIDKVVNQIMKKLYPISFSACHGLVGIDAHVNKILPLLCIETADVRFIGIWGMGGIGKTTTTEVLFSQISDEFDVCYFLSNVRENAEKNELLHLRQKLFSELVGDKLLSIQMLHVLPTIVLDILRRKKVLIVLDDVNDSEQLEALAGYHGWYGSGSRVIVTSRDKEVLVGGVDQIYKVEGLNYCDALQLLSVKAFKQEHPPEEFMKFAERVVNYAKGVPLALKVLGSHLCKRSPKEWEIVLKELKKIPISKIHKILKISYDSLEQTEKAVFLDIACFFKGQDKDCVEDILDGCDLTPSLGIIRLVEKCLVIVVNNKLEMHDLIQEIGQHIARHEHSRLWEFTKICDILVTEKVNKAVEGICLDTSKMGMTRLNSATFSQMPNLRLLKFFRHSNKKDSTPETFILESAKKNHLQNLPNKLSLPHWEEYPYSSLPLCFSMENLVLLNLEDSDVKRLWHGDKCPQKLKYLYLSGSKKLATLPNLSSATNLERIDLKGCESLLEIPSSIQFLHKLTYLNLDDCINLRSLPSLLHLKNLKELSLSFCINLKKMSEIPSGIKQLDLICCGAEEWSASVQSFDTLKYMHISMCKNLRGLPSSLHLTSVETLKLFRCSNLNKFPNVTGYRERILLEEVAIEELPSTIGCLFSLVELKLEKCNKLESLPGSICELKCLEGLFLRGCSKLGRLPSLCGLCSLTHLYLDDTAVSEIPSDIFSLSSLRLLSLNNCKRLQHLPELPERTTVLQVFNCTSLETVKSPLPFALVPKCNGCRRQKGIFNYCNCFNLEHNTLGNILTNARLRIEEKFGFSEFSDSFLVGLPGTEIPEWFSYENLGSSIAFVLPPKCINAKYLHLAFCVVLEFKVPLAMEKYNNFVLACELHLKNADGNEVPLIVAAPKIYHDNVHFGAAIESDHVFLWHNRHRIKPWLRHNCSDVNKLSIESEFKVDNLHKGNARHIDLVELKLKRRGIHLLYAFEDEEYQCSPSTIQTKLSLQYSSTVSNFMQQVRGNTWFLNGFCFILSCSFWLLSFWVLKSFGSASLF; via the exons ATGGCTTCTACTTCATCTTTAGGCTTCTCCTCTAAAACTACCTACGATGTTTTCCTTAGTTTTAGTGGTATTGATACTCGTTCAAATTTTACTGATCATCTTCATGTTGCTCTGCGCCGGAGAAGTCTTACAACATTCATAGACGATGTTCTTGAGAGAGGAGAAGGGATCTCGCCAGCGCTCATGAAAGCGATTGAAGAATCCATGATTTCAGTAGTGATTTTGTCAGAAAATTATGCGTCCTCTCGGTGGTGCCTAGATGAACTAGTGAAGATAATTGACTGCAAGAAAGGAATGGGGCGAAAGGTCTTACCCATTTTCTACCATGTAGATCCTTCTGACGTTAGAAAACAGACTGGGAAATTTGGGGAAGCATTTGGGAaagttaaagaaaaatttaagcagCGCTTGGACATTGTGGAGAAGTGGAGCACTGCTTTGATGGAAGCAGCCAATCTATCTGGATGGGATTCCGAAAACTACAG GCTTGAATCGAAATTAATTGACAAAGTTGTCAACCAAATCATGAAGAAACTGTATCCCATCTCCTTTAGTGCTTGTCATGGTTTAGTTGGGATTGATGCTCACGTCAACAAAATTCTACCATTATTATGTATTGAGACAGCAGATGTTCGTTTTATAGGAATTTGGGGAATGGGTGGCATAGGAAAGACAACCACTACTGAAGTTCTTTTTAGTCAAATTTCTGATGAATTTGATGTTTGCTACTTTCTAAGTAATGTTAGGGAAAATGCAGAAAAGAATGAATTACTGCATTTACGACAAAAACTTTTTTCCGAACTTGTAGGGGACAAACTTTTAAGCATACAAATGCTCCATGTGCTTCCCACTATTGTTCTGGATATACTTAGAAGAAAGAAGGTTTTAATTGTTCTCGATGATGTCAATGATTCAGAGCAGTTAGAGGCTTTAGCTGGATATCATGGTTGGTATGGTTCAGGAAGCAGAGTCATAGTAACAAGCAGAGACAAAGAAGTACTTGTTGGTGGAGTTGATCAAATATATAAGGTTGAGGGATTAAATTATTGTGATGCTCTTCAATTATTGAGTGTGAAAGCCTTTAAACAAGAGCATCCTCCAGAGGAGTTTATGAAGTTCGCAGAAAGGGTGGTAAACTATGCTAAAGGTGTTCCTTTAGCCCTAAAAGTTTTGGGTTCACATCTATGCAAAAGATCTCCAAAGGAATGGGAAATTGTattgaaagaactaaaaaaaattCCGATAtccaaaattcataaaatattaaaaataagttaTGATTCGCTAGAGCAAACAGAAAAGGCTGTGTTTCTTGATATAGCATGCTTTTTCAAGGGCCAAGATAAAGACTGTGTAGAAGATATACTAGACGGATGTGATCTTACTCCAAGTTTGGGAATAATTCGTTTAGTGGAAAAGTGCCTCGTAATTGTTGTTAATAATAAGTTAGAGATGCATGATTTGATACAAGAAATCGGTCAACATATTGCTCGGCATGAACATAGTAGATTATGGGAATTCACAAAAATTTGTGATATCTTAGTAACTGAGAAG GTGAACAAAGCAGTGGAAGGGATATGCTTGGATACTTCTAAAATGGGAATGACACGCTTGAATTCTGCAACCTTCTCACAAATGCCTAACTTAAGATTACTCAAATTTTTTAGGCATTCAAATAAAAAGGACTCAACTCCTGAAACCTTCATACTTGAATCTGCTAAAAAGAATCATCTGCAGAATCTTCCTAACAAGTTGAGTTTACCACATTGGGAGGAATATCCTTACAGTTCTCTGCCTTTATGTTTTTCCATGGAGAACCTTGTTTTACTCAATTTGGAAGATAGCGACGTTAAACGACTTTGGCATGGAGATAAG TGTCCTCAAAAGTTGAAGTATCTCTATCTTTCTGGATCGAAGAAACTAGCCACCCTCCCAAATCTCTCCTCGGCTACAAACTTAGAGCGAATAGATCTTAAGGGGTGTGAGAGTTTGCTTGAGATTCCCTCTTCAATTCAGTTTCTCCACAAACTTACTTATCTTAATCTTGATGACTGCATAAATCTAAGGAGTCTTCCCAGTCTCCTTCATTTGAAAAATCTGAAGGAACTTTCTCTGTCTTTCTGCATAAATTTGAAGAAAATGTCAGAAATTCCGAGTGGTATTAAACAGTTAGATCTAATATGCTGTGGAGCGGAAGAATGGTCCGCATCTGTTCAATCTTTCGACACTCTTAAATACATGCATATCTCGATGTGCAAAAACCTTAGAGGCCTTCCAAGCAGTTTGCATTTGACTTCTGTTGAGACGCTTAAACTCTTCAGATGTTCAAATTTAAACAAGTTCCCTAATGTTACTGGATATCGAGAAAGAATACTGTTAGAAGAGGTCGCAATAGAAGAATTACCCTCAACCATCGGATGTCTCTTTTCACTTGTTGAGTTGAAACTGGAGAAGTGCAATAAGCTAGAGAGTCTCCCGGGCAGCATTTGTGAGTTGAAATGCCTTGAAGGGCTTTTTCTTAGGGGCTGCTCAAAACTTGGTAGATTGCCTTCGTTATGTGGTTTGTGCTCTTTAACACATTTATATCTAGATGACACTGCAGTTTCAGAAATCCCCAGCGACATTTTCTCTTTATCATCTCTAAGATTATTGAGTTTAAACAACTGCAAAAGACTCCAACATTTACCAGAGCTTCCAGAGCGAACAACAGTGCTCCAAGTGTTTAATTGTACATCACTAGAAACTGTGAAATCACCTTTGCCCTTCGCACTTGTACCAAAGTGCAATGGTTGCAGGAGGCAAAAAGGAATATTCAATTATTGCAATTGCTTCAATTTGGAGCATAATACACTTGGCAACATTTTGACAAATGCACGACTGAGAATTGAAGAAAAGTTT GGTTTTTCAGAATTTAGTGATAGTTTTCTTGTTGGTTTACCTGGAACTGAAATTCCAGAATGGTTCAGCTATGAGAACCTAGGATCTTCAATAGCTTTTGTGCTCCCTCCCAAATGCATTAATGCTAAGTACCTACATTTGGCTTTTTGTGTTGTTCTAGAATTCAAGGTTCCTCTTGCTATGGAAAAGTACAATAATTTCGTGCTTGCATGTGAATTGCATCTGAAAAATGCTGATGGCAATGAAGTGCCCTTAATAGTGGCTGCTCCTAAGATTTATCATGATAATGTGCATTTCGGGGCCGCCATTGAATCAGATCATGTGTTCCTTTGGCACAATCGTCACCGTATTAAACCATGGCTCAGACACAATTGTTCTGATGTCAACAAGCTTTCGATTGAGTCTGAGTTCAAAGTAGACAATTTGCATAAAGGTAACGCAAGGCATATTGATTTAGTAGAATTAAAGTTGAAAAGACGTGGAATCCACTTGTTATATGCTTTCGAGGATGAGGAGTACCAATGCAGCCCCAGCACAATCCAAACCAAGCTCTCTTTGCAATATTCATCAACCGTTTCTAATTTTATGCAACAAGTGAGAGGAAACACTTGGTTTTTGAATGGCTTTTGTTTTATTCTTTCGTGCAGTTTTTGGTTACTCTCCTTTTGGGTGCTGAAGAGTTTTGGTTCTGCGTCCTTGTTTTAG
- the LOC110632419 gene encoding disease resistance protein RPV1-like isoform X3 produces the protein MEASNISGWDSSNYRLESKLIDKVVNQIMKKLYPISFSACHGLVGIDAHVNKILPLLCIETADVRFIGIWGMGGIGKTTTTEVLFSQISDEFDVCYFLSNVRENAEKNELLHLRQKLFSELVGDKLLSIQMLHVLPTIVLDILRRKKVLIVLDDVNDSEQLEALAGYHGWYGSGSRVIVTSRDKEVLVGGVDQIYKVEGLNYCDALQLLSVKAFKQEHPPEEFMKFAERVVNYAKGVPLALKVLGSHLCKRSPKEWEIVLKELKKIPISKIHKILKISYDSLEQTEKAVFLDIACFFKGQDKDCVEDILDGCDLTPSLGIIRLVEKCLVIVVNNKLEMHDLIQEIGQHIARHEHSRLWEFTKICDILVTEKVNKAVEGICLDTSKMGMTRLNSATFSQMPNLRLLKFFRHSNKKDSTPETFILESAKKNHLQNLPNKLSLPHWEEYPYSSLPLCFSMENLVLLNLEDSDVKRLWHGDKCPQKLKYLYLSGSKKLATLPNLSSATNLERIDLKGCESLLEIPSSIQFLHKLTYLNLDDCINLRSLPSLLHLKNLKELSLSFCINLKKMSEIPSGIKQLDLICCGAEEWSASVQSFDTLKYMHISMCKNLRGLPSSLHLTSVETLKLFRCSNLNKFPNVTGYRERILLEEVAIEELPSTIGCLFSLVELKLEKCNKLESLPGSICELKCLEGLFLRGCSKLGRLPSLCGLCSLTHLYLDDTAVSEIPSDIFSLSSLRLLSLNNCKRLQHLPELPERTTVLQVFNCTSLETVKSPLPFALVPKCNGCRRQKGIFNYCNCFNLEHNTLGNILTNARLRIEEKFVSLYPPLFLIKPKVSFLTNFSSFLFPFTQGFSEFSDSFLVGLPGTEIPEWFSYENLGSSIAFVLPPKCINAKYLHLAFCVVLEFKVPLAMEKYNNFVLACELHLKNADGNEVPLIVAAPKIYHDNVHFGAAIESDHVFLWHNRHRIKPWLRHNCSDVNKLSIESEFKVDNLHKGNARHIDLVELKLKRRGIHLLYAFEDEEYQCSPSTIQTKLSLQYSSTVSNFMQQVRGNTWFLNGFCFILSCSFWLLSFWVLKSFGSASLF, from the exons ATGGAAGCATCCAATATATCTGGATGGGATTCCAGCAACTACAG GCTTGAATCGAAATTAATTGACAAAGTTGTCAACCAAATCATGAAGAAACTGTATCCCATCTCCTTTAGTGCTTGTCATGGTTTAGTTGGGATTGATGCTCACGTCAACAAAATTCTACCATTATTATGTATTGAGACAGCAGATGTTCGTTTTATAGGAATTTGGGGAATGGGTGGCATAGGAAAGACAACCACTACTGAAGTTCTTTTTAGTCAAATTTCTGATGAATTTGATGTTTGCTACTTTCTAAGTAATGTTAGGGAAAATGCAGAAAAGAATGAATTACTGCATTTACGACAAAAACTTTTTTCCGAACTTGTAGGGGACAAACTTTTAAGCATACAAATGCTCCATGTGCTTCCCACTATTGTTCTGGATATACTTAGAAGAAAGAAGGTTTTAATTGTTCTCGATGATGTCAATGATTCAGAGCAGTTAGAGGCTTTAGCTGGATATCATGGTTGGTATGGTTCAGGAAGCAGAGTCATAGTAACAAGCAGAGACAAAGAAGTACTTGTTGGTGGAGTTGATCAAATATATAAGGTTGAGGGATTAAATTATTGTGATGCTCTTCAATTATTGAGTGTGAAAGCCTTTAAACAAGAGCATCCTCCAGAGGAGTTTATGAAGTTCGCAGAAAGGGTGGTAAACTATGCTAAAGGTGTTCCTTTAGCCCTAAAAGTTTTGGGTTCACATCTATGCAAAAGATCTCCAAAGGAATGGGAAATTGTattgaaagaactaaaaaaaattCCGATAtccaaaattcataaaatattaaaaataagttaTGATTCGCTAGAGCAAACAGAAAAGGCTGTGTTTCTTGATATAGCATGCTTTTTCAAGGGCCAAGATAAAGACTGTGTAGAAGATATACTAGACGGATGTGATCTTACTCCAAGTTTGGGAATAATTCGTTTAGTGGAAAAGTGCCTCGTAATTGTTGTTAATAATAAGTTAGAGATGCATGATTTGATACAAGAAATCGGTCAACATATTGCTCGGCATGAACATAGTAGATTATGGGAATTCACAAAAATTTGTGATATCTTAGTAACTGAGAAG GTGAACAAAGCAGTGGAAGGGATATGCTTGGATACTTCTAAAATGGGAATGACACGCTTGAATTCTGCAACCTTCTCACAAATGCCTAACTTAAGATTACTCAAATTTTTTAGGCATTCAAATAAAAAGGACTCAACTCCTGAAACCTTCATACTTGAATCTGCTAAAAAGAATCATCTGCAGAATCTTCCTAACAAGTTGAGTTTACCACATTGGGAGGAATATCCTTACAGTTCTCTGCCTTTATGTTTTTCCATGGAGAACCTTGTTTTACTCAATTTGGAAGATAGCGACGTTAAACGACTTTGGCATGGAGATAAG TGTCCTCAAAAGTTGAAGTATCTCTATCTTTCTGGATCGAAGAAACTAGCCACCCTCCCAAATCTCTCCTCGGCTACAAACTTAGAGCGAATAGATCTTAAGGGGTGTGAGAGTTTGCTTGAGATTCCCTCTTCAATTCAGTTTCTCCACAAACTTACTTATCTTAATCTTGATGACTGCATAAATCTAAGGAGTCTTCCCAGTCTCCTTCATTTGAAAAATCTGAAGGAACTTTCTCTGTCTTTCTGCATAAATTTGAAGAAAATGTCAGAAATTCCGAGTGGTATTAAACAGTTAGATCTAATATGCTGTGGAGCGGAAGAATGGTCCGCATCTGTTCAATCTTTCGACACTCTTAAATACATGCATATCTCGATGTGCAAAAACCTTAGAGGCCTTCCAAGCAGTTTGCATTTGACTTCTGTTGAGACGCTTAAACTCTTCAGATGTTCAAATTTAAACAAGTTCCCTAATGTTACTGGATATCGAGAAAGAATACTGTTAGAAGAGGTCGCAATAGAAGAATTACCCTCAACCATCGGATGTCTCTTTTCACTTGTTGAGTTGAAACTGGAGAAGTGCAATAAGCTAGAGAGTCTCCCGGGCAGCATTTGTGAGTTGAAATGCCTTGAAGGGCTTTTTCTTAGGGGCTGCTCAAAACTTGGTAGATTGCCTTCGTTATGTGGTTTGTGCTCTTTAACACATTTATATCTAGATGACACTGCAGTTTCAGAAATCCCCAGCGACATTTTCTCTTTATCATCTCTAAGATTATTGAGTTTAAACAACTGCAAAAGACTCCAACATTTACCAGAGCTTCCAGAGCGAACAACAGTGCTCCAAGTGTTTAATTGTACATCACTAGAAACTGTGAAATCACCTTTGCCCTTCGCACTTGTACCAAAGTGCAATGGTTGCAGGAGGCAAAAAGGAATATTCAATTATTGCAATTGCTTCAATTTGGAGCATAATACACTTGGCAACATTTTGACAAATGCACGACTGAGAATTGAAGAAAAGTTTGTAAGTCTCTATCCTCCCCTCTTTCTAATAAAACCCAAGGTTTCTTTTCTAactaatttttcttcttttttattcCCTTTCACGCAGGGTTTTTCAGAATTTAGTGATAGTTTTCTTGTTGGTTTACCTGGAACTGAAATTCCAGAATGGTTCAGCTATGAGAACCTAGGATCTTCAATAGCTTTTGTGCTCCCTCCCAAATGCATTAATGCTAAGTACCTACATTTGGCTTTTTGTGTTGTTCTAGAATTCAAGGTTCCTCTTGCTATGGAAAAGTACAATAATTTCGTGCTTGCATGTGAATTGCATCTGAAAAATGCTGATGGCAATGAAGTGCCCTTAATAGTGGCTGCTCCTAAGATTTATCATGATAATGTGCATTTCGGGGCCGCCATTGAATCAGATCATGTGTTCCTTTGGCACAATCGTCACCGTATTAAACCATGGCTCAGACACAATTGTTCTGATGTCAACAAGCTTTCGATTGAGTCTGAGTTCAAAGTAGACAATTTGCATAAAGGTAACGCAAGGCATATTGATTTAGTAGAATTAAAGTTGAAAAGACGTGGAATCCACTTGTTATATGCTTTCGAGGATGAGGAGTACCAATGCAGCCCCAGCACAATCCAAACCAAGCTCTCTTTGCAATATTCATCAACCGTTTCTAATTTTATGCAACAAGTGAGAGGAAACACTTGGTTTTTGAATGGCTTTTGTTTTATTCTTTCGTGCAGTTTTTGGTTACTCTCCTTTTGGGTGCTGAAGAGTTTTGGTTCTGCGTCCTTGTTTTAG